Proteins encoded within one genomic window of Guyparkeria hydrothermalis:
- the yhbY gene encoding ribosome assembly RNA-binding protein YhbY produces the protein MNLTARQRQYLRAEAHHLKPVVLLGQHGLTEAVLAEIEQALETHELIKVRVPGVERDEKREIIDAITSQTHATLVQTVGHVAVLFRPRASYSDFNLPKPGKSPQQ, from the coding sequence ATGAACCTTACCGCTCGTCAGCGACAGTACCTCCGCGCCGAGGCTCACCACCTCAAGCCCGTGGTGCTCCTCGGCCAGCACGGCCTGACCGAGGCAGTGCTCGCCGAGATCGAGCAGGCGCTCGAGACCCACGAGCTGATCAAGGTCCGCGTCCCCGGCGTCGAGCGCGACGAGAAGCGCGAGATCATCGACGCGATCACATCGCAGACCCACGCGACCCTGGTGCAGACGGTCGGCCATGTCGCGGTGCTGTTCCGCCCGCGCGCCAGCTATTCGGACTTCAACCTGCCCAAGCCGGGGAAATCGCCTCAGCAATGA
- the ftsZ gene encoding cell division protein FtsZ: protein MSNWTMAEMQTESAKIKVIGVGGGGGNAVAHMVQQHIEGIEYISANTDAQALVKSNAPSQLQIGANITKGLGAGADPELGRQAALEDREQIQEAISDANMLFITTGMGGGTGTGAAPVIAQIARDMNILTVAVVTRPFSFEGKKRTSVAMEGIQELEDNVDSLIVIPNDQLTAVMGKQAALRDAFAAANEVLFTAVAGISELITRPGEINLDFADVRAIMTEKGTAMMGTGVGTGDNRAAEAAEAAIHSPLLDDINLTGAEGILVNVTSNGDLSIGEFMEIGEMVQGLAGDEAVVKVGTAVDDELDGQLRVTLVATGLSRIKNVTGEQSKPRVVIDNARREEPAESTEQSHAEAQSAHAGTAHHGNAAINLDTIDIPSFLRHQAD from the coding sequence ATGAGCAACTGGACAATGGCAGAAATGCAGACCGAGAGCGCCAAGATCAAGGTGATCGGCGTCGGTGGTGGTGGCGGCAATGCCGTCGCGCACATGGTTCAGCAGCACATCGAGGGCATCGAGTACATCAGTGCAAACACCGATGCCCAGGCGCTGGTGAAGAGCAACGCCCCGTCGCAACTGCAGATCGGCGCGAACATCACCAAGGGCCTCGGCGCCGGCGCCGACCCGGAACTGGGTCGTCAGGCCGCGCTCGAGGATCGAGAGCAGATCCAGGAAGCGATTAGCGATGCCAACATGCTGTTCATCACCACCGGCATGGGTGGCGGCACGGGCACCGGCGCGGCGCCGGTGATCGCGCAGATCGCCCGCGACATGAACATCCTCACCGTGGCGGTGGTGACCCGGCCGTTCTCCTTCGAGGGCAAGAAGCGCACCTCGGTGGCCATGGAAGGCATTCAGGAGCTCGAGGACAACGTCGATTCGCTGATCGTCATCCCGAACGACCAGCTCACCGCGGTGATGGGCAAGCAGGCCGCCCTGCGTGACGCCTTCGCCGCCGCCAACGAGGTGCTGTTCACTGCCGTGGCGGGCATCTCCGAGCTGATCACCCGTCCGGGCGAGATCAACCTCGACTTCGCCGATGTCCGCGCCATCATGACCGAGAAGGGCACCGCGATGATGGGCACCGGCGTAGGCACCGGCGACAACCGGGCCGCCGAGGCCGCCGAGGCCGCGATCCACAGCCCGCTGCTGGACGACATCAACCTCACCGGTGCCGAGGGCATCCTGGTCAACGTCACCTCCAACGGCGATCTGTCGATCGGCGAGTTCATGGAGATCGGCGAGATGGTCCAGGGGCTTGCCGGCGACGAGGCGGTGGTCAAGGTGGGCACCGCGGTCGACGACGAGCTGGACGGTCAGCTGCGAGTCACGCTGGTGGCCACCGGCCTGTCGCGGATCAAGAACGTTACCGGCGAACAGTCCAAGCCGCGGGTCGTGATCGACAACGCCCGCCGCGAGGAGCCGGCCGAGTCGACCGAGCAGTCGCATGCCGAGGCGCAGTCGGCCCACGCGGGCACCGCGCATCACGGCAATGCCGCGATCAACCTCGACACGATCGACATCCCGTCGTTCCTTCGCCACCAGGCGGACTGA
- a CDS encoding SCO family protein, with protein sequence MRANRVLLPLMLVMLGLAGCRPDAGDNPLAGYQAPDPLVLRTPEAPMPLPDVPLAGVDGELRSADLFHDRWTLLYVGYSFCPDICPTELGQLSRILPVLRQRLPNIPWQVVFLSVDPERDTPAHLEKYTAFFSEEFIPVTGSRKSIDAITAAVKAGYRIEPHEAGQTTYSVDHDTGFRLIDPDGRMLALLPGPHDPPAIVSALENFMSEVTK encoded by the coding sequence ATGCGAGCGAATCGAGTTCTGCTGCCGCTGATGCTGGTGATGCTCGGGCTGGCTGGTTGCCGGCCCGACGCGGGGGACAATCCGCTCGCCGGCTACCAGGCGCCGGACCCGCTGGTGCTGCGCACCCCCGAAGCGCCCATGCCGTTGCCCGACGTGCCGTTGGCCGGCGTTGACGGCGAGCTCCGCTCGGCGGACCTGTTCCACGATCGCTGGACACTGCTGTACGTCGGATACAGCTTCTGCCCCGATATCTGCCCGACGGAACTCGGCCAGCTGTCCCGGATCCTCCCGGTATTGCGGCAGCGGTTGCCGAACATCCCGTGGCAAGTCGTGTTTCTCTCGGTCGATCCGGAGCGCGACACGCCCGCACACCTGGAGAAGTACACGGCGTTCTTCTCCGAGGAATTCATCCCGGTGACCGGATCGCGCAAGTCGATCGACGCGATCACCGCGGCGGTCAAGGCCGGCTACCGCATCGAGCCGCACGAGGCCGGCCAGACCACGTACAGTGTCGATCACGACACCGGCTTCCGGCTGATCGATCCGGATGGCCGGATGCTGGCTCTGTTGCCGGGGCCGCACGATCCGCCGGCGATCGTCTCGGCCCTGGAGAACTTCATGTCCGAGGTAACGAAATGA
- a CDS encoding cell division protein FtsQ/DivIB, whose amino-acid sequence MAARRASQARPRGPTWRERWSAFVAGLRIAARWAWRIGLWAGFIAALALVSQRVWLKLQAPVSSIEIDGANRFVTAEAVRTELEPAKGQSIWSVDIEELRHRLLANGWLTEVRIERQWPDRLVVRLATHRPIAAWNEKRLLSAAGRVFEPQDRPADLELPELAGPSGSQWSVWERYTSLRPVLADVGLTLSGVSMSARGSLSLSLASGAVIHAGRESLETRLQRLLDVYPATLAGRMEQIERIDLRYSNGFAVAWRESATDKTKKEKD is encoded by the coding sequence ATGGCAGCACGACGAGCCTCCCAGGCGCGGCCCCGCGGGCCCACGTGGCGCGAGCGCTGGTCGGCGTTCGTGGCCGGGCTGCGGATTGCGGCCCGCTGGGCATGGCGAATCGGGCTCTGGGCCGGATTCATCGCGGCCCTGGCGCTGGTCTCGCAACGGGTCTGGTTGAAGCTGCAGGCACCGGTGAGCTCGATCGAGATCGACGGGGCCAACCGGTTCGTTACCGCCGAGGCGGTGCGTACCGAGCTCGAGCCGGCCAAGGGGCAGAGCATCTGGTCGGTCGACATCGAGGAGTTGCGTCATCGCCTGCTGGCCAATGGCTGGCTGACGGAGGTGCGCATCGAACGGCAGTGGCCGGATCGCCTGGTCGTGCGACTGGCGACGCATCGGCCGATCGCAGCCTGGAACGAGAAGCGACTGCTGAGTGCGGCCGGTCGGGTTTTCGAGCCGCAGGACCGACCCGCGGACCTCGAGCTGCCGGAGTTGGCCGGGCCGTCCGGCAGCCAGTGGTCGGTCTGGGAGCGCTACACGAGTCTCCGGCCGGTGCTGGCGGATGTCGGGTTGACGTTGTCGGGCGTCTCGATGAGCGCCCGCGGCTCACTCAGCCTGTCGCTGGCTTCCGGCGCGGTGATTCACGCCGGCCGGGAGTCGCTGGAGACCCGCCTGCAGCGGTTGCTGGACGTGTATCCCGCAACGCTGGCGGGACGGATGGAGCAGATCGAGCGTATCGACCTGCGGTACAGCAACGGATTCGCGGTGGCCTGGCGGGAGTCGGCCACCGACAAGACAAAAAAAGAAAAAGACTGA
- the ftsA gene encoding cell division protein FtsA: protein MSALRKGEREFVVGLDIGTSKVAALVGECDGDGRLSLIGYGSHPTNKGLRRGSVVDIESTSMAIRRAIDGASALSDCEIGSAWVGVAGDHVRSLDSQGMTGTGGREITDADVAQVIQSARAVKIPDGQQILHCEPQEFRIDGQDGIRKPQGMSGHRLEANVHIVTSAANNVQNVIKCVERCDVHVEGTILEPIAAARAVLNDDERELGVVLIDIGGGTTDVAIYTGGSLRYAAVLPIAGEQITNDLSYGLTTPPAEAEKIKINHANLGQLDERESSRAIEVPGVSGRPPRRIPQETMMRIVRPRVEELLSYVQESIRQSGYLNLVNAGVVLTGGTAQMPGFVELAEDFLQMPARLGTPQGVVGNLDALEDPANAAGIGLMLHGLEQAREQTAHGPATAHGNLLERLKGWFRDHF, encoded by the coding sequence ATGAGCGCGTTGAGAAAAGGAGAGCGGGAATTCGTTGTCGGACTCGACATCGGCACCAGCAAGGTTGCGGCGCTGGTGGGCGAGTGCGACGGCGACGGGCGCCTGAGCCTGATCGGCTACGGCTCCCACCCGACCAACAAGGGGCTGCGACGCGGGTCGGTGGTCGACATCGAGTCAACCTCGATGGCCATCCGCCGCGCGATCGACGGCGCCAGCGCCCTGTCGGACTGCGAGATCGGTTCGGCCTGGGTCGGCGTGGCCGGCGATCACGTCCGCAGTCTGGATTCGCAGGGCATGACCGGTACCGGCGGGCGCGAGATCACCGATGCCGACGTCGCGCAGGTGATCCAGTCGGCCCGCGCGGTCAAGATCCCCGACGGGCAGCAGATCCTGCACTGCGAGCCGCAGGAGTTCCGCATCGACGGGCAGGACGGTATCCGCAAGCCGCAGGGCATGAGTGGCCACCGGCTCGAGGCGAACGTCCACATCGTTACCTCGGCGGCCAACAACGTGCAGAACGTCATCAAGTGCGTCGAACGCTGTGACGTGCACGTCGAGGGCACCATCCTCGAGCCGATCGCCGCGGCCCGCGCGGTGCTGAACGACGACGAGCGCGAGCTCGGCGTGGTGCTGATCGACATCGGTGGGGGAACCACCGACGTGGCGATCTACACCGGCGGGTCGCTGCGCTACGCCGCGGTCCTGCCGATCGCCGGCGAGCAGATCACCAACGACCTTTCCTACGGCCTGACCACGCCGCCGGCGGAGGCCGAGAAGATCAAGATCAATCACGCCAACCTCGGCCAGCTCGACGAGCGCGAGTCGTCTCGCGCCATTGAGGTGCCGGGTGTCTCGGGGCGTCCACCGCGTCGCATCCCGCAGGAGACGATGATGCGCATCGTCCGCCCGCGAGTGGAGGAGCTCCTTTCCTACGTCCAGGAGTCCATCCGCCAGTCGGGCTACCTGAACTTGGTCAATGCCGGGGTAGTGCTGACCGGCGGCACGGCGCAGATGCCGGGCTTCGTCGAACTGGCGGAGGACTTCCTGCAGATGCCGGCTCGACTGGGAACGCCGCAGGGCGTGGTCGGCAACCTGGATGCACTCGAGGACCCGGCGAACGCCGCCGGGATCGGTTTGATGCTGCACGGGCTCGAGCAGGCCCGCGAACAGACGGCCCATGGACCGGCGACGGCCCATGGAAATCTTTTGGAACGCCTCAAGGGCTGGTTCCGCGATCACTTCTGA
- a CDS encoding cation:proton antiporter codes for MPVDTTATLLSLLLISVVAVVALRRLNLPAILGYLAVGMLAGPHALGLVKDIHDIHLIAEFGVVFLLFMLGLEFSLSRLIAMRRSVVGMGGAQVVLTALITGGVALLMGFTPAAAFVIAGVMSVSSTAIVIRQLGEQLEVNSRHGNNAVGILLFQDLAVIPFLIIIPVLGSQAVADAETVSLEIALTLGAGVLAAVLLFFGGRWVLRPLFREIAKSRSAELFTLAVLLTVLGAGWLTNTAGLSWELGAFLAGIALSETQYKHQIEADIRPFRDVLLGLFFITIGMMLNIDGLADIGHWVLLFLTLLILGKALIIFLIGRVMGEAPGVALRSGLVLAQGGEFGFAMLSITAGDLMTDTQQQVVLGTVIFSMVLTPILVKYNGEIAKRLVPGYAKSRREHNVEVREDASDVSGHVLICGFGRVGQNVARLLKSEGIDYTAIEVDPDIVQQANEAGLRVYFGNSTHLDILQSAGLERARAVVISHLEEASTIKTIEVIRGVNRDIPIIVRTRTDEHLDRIHGAGATEVVASVYEMSLALGGHVLRTLNVPLAKILRQIQEIRQKDYAPLRHTFHGDRARDESDFTLLAPRTLKNVSLVPGSAAIGKELGGMLSDDDSVVVDAINRHGIRGESPSDDVELQEGDVLTLYGSPEALDSAEQLLLTGRPD; via the coding sequence ATGCCCGTCGACACCACGGCCACCCTGCTATCCCTGCTGCTGATCTCGGTCGTCGCCGTGGTGGCGCTGCGCCGTCTCAATCTGCCGGCCATTCTGGGCTACCTCGCCGTCGGCATGCTGGCCGGCCCCCACGCCCTGGGCCTGGTCAAGGACATCCATGACATTCACCTGATCGCCGAATTCGGCGTGGTGTTCCTGCTGTTCATGCTCGGGCTGGAGTTCTCGCTCTCGCGGCTGATCGCGATGCGTCGGTCGGTCGTGGGCATGGGCGGCGCGCAGGTGGTCCTGACCGCCCTGATCACCGGCGGAGTGGCGCTGCTGATGGGGTTCACACCGGCGGCCGCCTTCGTCATCGCCGGCGTGATGAGCGTCTCGTCGACGGCCATCGTCATCCGCCAGCTCGGCGAGCAGCTCGAAGTCAATTCGCGTCACGGCAACAACGCCGTGGGCATCCTCCTGTTCCAGGACCTGGCGGTCATCCCGTTCCTGATCATCATCCCGGTGCTGGGCTCTCAGGCGGTCGCCGATGCCGAGACCGTAAGCCTCGAGATCGCGCTGACACTGGGGGCGGGCGTGCTGGCCGCGGTGCTGCTGTTCTTCGGCGGGCGCTGGGTACTGCGCCCGCTGTTCCGCGAAATCGCCAAGTCCCGCTCGGCCGAGCTGTTCACCCTGGCCGTCCTGCTGACCGTGCTCGGCGCCGGCTGGCTGACCAATACCGCGGGCCTCTCCTGGGAGCTGGGCGCCTTCCTGGCCGGCATCGCCCTGTCTGAGACCCAGTACAAGCACCAGATCGAGGCGGATATCCGCCCGTTCCGCGACGTGCTGCTCGGTCTGTTCTTCATCACCATCGGCATGATGCTCAACATCGACGGGCTGGCCGATATCGGCCACTGGGTGCTGCTATTCCTGACCCTGCTGATCCTGGGCAAGGCGCTGATCATCTTCCTGATCGGCCGGGTGATGGGCGAGGCGCCGGGCGTCGCCCTGCGCTCGGGCCTGGTACTGGCGCAAGGCGGCGAGTTCGGCTTCGCCATGCTGTCGATCACCGCCGGCGACCTGATGACCGACACCCAGCAACAGGTCGTTCTCGGGACGGTCATCTTCTCGATGGTGCTCACGCCGATCCTGGTGAAATACAACGGCGAGATCGCCAAGCGCCTGGTCCCGGGCTACGCCAAGAGCCGCCGCGAACACAACGTCGAGGTACGCGAGGATGCCAGCGACGTCTCCGGGCATGTGCTGATCTGCGGCTTCGGCCGGGTCGGTCAGAACGTCGCCCGGCTCTTGAAGAGCGAGGGCATCGACTACACCGCGATCGAGGTCGATCCGGACATCGTTCAGCAGGCCAACGAGGCGGGCCTGCGGGTCTACTTCGGCAACTCGACCCATCTGGACATCCTGCAGTCCGCCGGACTCGAACGGGCGCGCGCGGTAGTGATCAGCCACCTCGAGGAGGCCTCCACCATCAAAACGATCGAGGTGATCCGCGGGGTGAACCGCGACATCCCGATCATCGTGCGCACACGCACCGACGAACACCTCGACCGCATCCACGGTGCCGGGGCGACCGAGGTGGTTGCCTCGGTCTACGAGATGAGCCTTGCACTGGGCGGCCACGTCCTGCGCACGCTCAACGTGCCGCTGGCCAAGATCCTGCGCCAGATCCAGGAAATCCGCCAGAAGGACTACGCGCCGCTGCGACATACCTTCCATGGCGACCGGGCCCGCGACGAGAGTGACTTCACCCTGCTGGCCCCTCGCACCCTCAAGAACGTCTCGCTGGTGCCGGGCTCGGCGGCCATCGGCAAGGAACTGGGCGGGATGCTCTCGGACGACGACTCGGTCGTGGTCGATGCGATCAACCGCCACGGCATTCGTGGCGAGAGCCCCAGCGACGACGTCGAGCTGCAGGAGGGGGACGTCCTGACCCTGTACGGCTCGCCGGAAGCGCTCGACTCCGCCGAGCAACTGCTGCTGACCGGGCGACCCGACTGA
- the aat gene encoding leucyl/phenylalanyl-tRNA--protein transferase, with protein MIPLLGPDPKAFPPVTSALSEPNGLLAAGGDLSVARLEAAYHHGIFPWYSEGDPILWWSPDPRILFTPERFHVSRSLAKWRRQGRYRVTVDTAFADVVDGCAAPRDREPGTWIVPAMRRAFLDLHAAGIAHSVEVWDGDELVGGVFGSRIGRAAFGESMFSHAPNASKFALAAILVDRAWGDIAFLDAQFSTEHLLSLGAEEYPRSVFVRWLAEAATESPGCGKT; from the coding sequence ATGATCCCCCTGCTCGGGCCCGACCCCAAGGCTTTCCCGCCCGTCACCAGCGCCCTGTCCGAACCGAACGGACTGCTGGCCGCCGGCGGGGACCTCTCGGTCGCGCGTCTCGAGGCCGCCTACCACCACGGCATCTTCCCCTGGTATTCCGAGGGCGACCCCATCCTGTGGTGGAGCCCCGACCCACGCATCCTGTTTACTCCCGAGCGCTTTCACGTTTCGCGCAGTCTCGCCAAGTGGCGACGACAGGGGCGCTACCGAGTCACCGTCGATACCGCGTTTGCGGACGTGGTCGACGGTTGCGCCGCCCCGCGGGACCGTGAACCGGGGACCTGGATCGTCCCGGCAATGCGCCGGGCCTTTCTCGATCTGCATGCCGCCGGCATCGCCCACTCGGTCGAGGTCTGGGATGGCGATGAACTGGTCGGCGGCGTCTTCGGCAGCCGCATCGGCCGCGCCGCCTTCGGCGAGTCGATGTTCAGCCACGCGCCCAACGCATCCAAGTTCGCCCTTGCCGCGATCCTGGTCGACCGCGCCTGGGGCGACATCGCTTTCCTCGATGCGCAGTTCAGCACCGAACACCTTCTCAGCCTGGGAGCCGAGGAATATCCCCGCTCGGTCTTCGTCCGCTGGCTGGCCGAGGCGGCGACCGAGTCGCCCGGCTGTGGTAAAACGTAA
- the mfd gene encoding transcription-repair coupling factor: MSDAKQSIAQPADRHDPIYLRTHTDLGRTLATRLAAESAEQPLLAVLPDSRAVNDARAALAFLGVSASVFPDWEVLPYDRFSPHQDLISDRLSRLWRLPRETAGLTLIAAPTLLQRLPPPAFVAGQGMVLEVGQRLDREAYRNQLEEAGYSRVSTVEQHGEYALRGGLIDVFPMGAEQPVRIDLFDDEIETLRHFDPESQRSTETVEAITLLPAREYPLTDKGIATFRQNWRNTFSGDPTSAPIYRQVSEGLVPAGIESYLPLFFDSTATLFDYLPKTARLLLFDGVDEAIDRFVTETGERFEQRAGDIDHPILAPDALYQAPEEFGERVKALPRWQLVAGGDERFPQAADIGDRPLPELSQGSAAQTAVIERLAEFVHGFEGHTLLVAESSGRRQALIEQTTAAGLKPKAVDGWDTADKAPLGVAVAELEHGAILPGARQPVAVISETNLFAERVAQRRARSRRGRDADAIIQNLDDLAIGAPVVHEDHGVGRFQGLVTLEMNKQPQEYLLLTYADDDKLYVPVSSLERISRYTGGAEDTAPLHRLGSGQWEKAKRRAAKQVHDVAAELLDVHARRAARKGTSFKADETDYRQFAEEFAFEPTDDQRLAIEQVLTDMAASQPMDRVVCGDVGFGKTEVAMRAAFVAVENQTQVAVLVPTTLLAEQHLRNFRDRFSDWPVTVESLSRLSGSKKTGELRERIKAGQVDIVIGTHKLLRDSPEFANLGLVIIDEEQRFGVRDKERLKALRAEVDMLTLTATPIPRTLNMALSGIRDLSIIATPPRERLAVKTVILRWDEVQIREAIQRELKRGGQVYFLHNEVKSIDRMARLVEEIVPEARIGVAHGQMGERGLEQVMSDFYHQRFNVLVSTTIIESGIDIPTANTILIHRADKFGLAQLHQLRGRVGRSHHRAYAYLITPEPGQLTPDAEKRLEAIAALEDLGVGFTLSTHDLEIRGAGELLGSGQSGQMHEVGYRYYMQLLDRAVAAIKEGREPALEAPVDSRTTEVDLGEPALIPDDFVADVHTRLTLYKRLSAAENDEALDELKVELIDRFGLLPEPVVALVETHRLRIRARRLGLTKVELTARGGRLIFGEDARIDPAKLVAAVQAAPETYRLSADTLRFYRDMPELDDRLATIRAILQDIALPETAEANA, encoded by the coding sequence ATGAGCGACGCCAAGCAGTCCATCGCCCAGCCGGCCGACCGCCACGACCCCATCTACCTGCGCACGCATACCGACCTCGGACGGACCTTGGCCACACGCCTGGCCGCCGAATCGGCCGAGCAGCCGCTGCTGGCCGTGCTGCCGGACAGCCGCGCGGTCAACGACGCCCGGGCCGCCCTGGCGTTCCTCGGCGTCTCGGCGAGCGTCTTCCCCGACTGGGAGGTGCTGCCCTATGACCGCTTCTCGCCGCACCAGGACCTGATCTCCGACCGGCTCTCGCGGCTGTGGCGCCTGCCACGCGAGACGGCCGGCCTGACGCTGATCGCCGCCCCCACCTTATTGCAGCGCCTGCCGCCGCCAGCCTTCGTCGCCGGCCAGGGCATGGTTCTCGAGGTTGGGCAACGGCTTGATCGCGAGGCCTACCGCAATCAGCTTGAGGAGGCCGGCTACAGCCGCGTCTCGACCGTCGAGCAGCACGGCGAGTATGCCCTGCGCGGCGGGCTGATCGATGTCTTCCCCATGGGGGCCGAACAGCCGGTGCGCATCGATCTGTTCGACGACGAGATCGAGACCCTGCGCCACTTTGACCCCGAATCACAGCGCTCTACCGAAACGGTCGAGGCAATCACCCTGCTCCCGGCGCGCGAATACCCGCTGACCGACAAGGGCATCGCCACCTTCCGTCAGAACTGGCGCAACACCTTCTCCGGCGACCCGACCAGCGCGCCGATCTACCGCCAGGTCTCCGAGGGGCTGGTGCCGGCCGGCATCGAGAGCTACCTGCCGCTGTTCTTCGACTCGACCGCCACCCTGTTCGACTACCTGCCGAAGACGGCGCGGCTACTGCTGTTCGACGGGGTCGACGAGGCGATCGATCGCTTCGTCACCGAAACCGGCGAACGCTTCGAACAGCGCGCCGGTGACATCGACCACCCCATCCTCGCCCCCGATGCGCTCTACCAGGCACCCGAGGAGTTCGGCGAGCGGGTAAAAGCGCTGCCGCGCTGGCAGCTGGTGGCCGGCGGCGACGAGCGCTTCCCGCAGGCCGCCGACATCGGCGACCGCCCCCTGCCGGAACTGTCGCAGGGCAGCGCCGCCCAGACGGCAGTGATCGAACGGCTGGCCGAGTTCGTGCACGGCTTCGAGGGCCACACCCTGCTGGTCGCCGAGAGCAGCGGCCGACGCCAGGCGCTGATCGAACAGACCACCGCCGCCGGTCTCAAACCCAAGGCGGTCGACGGCTGGGATACCGCCGATAAGGCGCCGCTGGGCGTAGCGGTGGCCGAACTGGAACACGGCGCGATCCTCCCCGGCGCCCGCCAACCGGTGGCGGTCATCAGCGAGACCAACCTGTTCGCCGAACGGGTCGCCCAGCGCCGCGCCCGCTCGCGTCGCGGCCGCGATGCCGACGCGATCATCCAGAACCTCGACGACCTGGCCATCGGCGCGCCCGTGGTCCACGAGGACCACGGCGTGGGCCGTTTCCAGGGGCTGGTGACGCTGGAGATGAACAAACAGCCGCAGGAATACCTGTTGCTGACCTACGCCGACGACGACAAGCTCTACGTGCCGGTCTCCAGCCTCGAGCGCATCTCGCGCTACACCGGCGGCGCGGAAGATACCGCCCCACTCCACCGCCTCGGTTCCGGTCAGTGGGAGAAGGCAAAGAGACGCGCCGCCAAGCAAGTACACGACGTCGCCGCCGAGCTCCTCGACGTGCACGCCCGTCGCGCCGCGCGCAAGGGCACCTCGTTCAAGGCCGACGAGACCGACTACCGCCAGTTTGCCGAGGAGTTCGCCTTCGAACCGACCGACGACCAGCGCCTCGCCATCGAGCAGGTGCTGACCGACATGGCGGCTAGCCAGCCGATGGACCGGGTCGTCTGCGGCGACGTGGGCTTCGGCAAGACCGAGGTCGCCATGCGCGCAGCCTTCGTCGCGGTCGAGAACCAGACCCAGGTCGCGGTGCTGGTGCCCACGACACTCCTGGCAGAACAGCACCTGCGCAATTTCCGCGACCGCTTCTCCGACTGGCCGGTGACCGTCGAGAGCCTGTCGCGTCTCTCCGGCAGCAAGAAGACCGGTGAACTGCGCGAGCGGATCAAGGCCGGCCAGGTCGACATCGTCATCGGCACGCACAAGCTACTGCGCGACTCGCCGGAGTTCGCCAACCTCGGTCTGGTGATCATCGACGAGGAGCAACGCTTCGGCGTGCGCGACAAGGAACGCCTCAAGGCCCTGCGCGCCGAGGTGGACATGCTGACGCTCACCGCCACACCCATCCCGCGGACGCTCAATATGGCGCTCTCGGGCATCCGCGATCTGTCGATCATCGCCACCCCGCCGCGCGAGCGCCTCGCGGTCAAGACGGTGATCCTGCGCTGGGACGAGGTGCAGATCCGCGAGGCGATCCAGCGCGAGCTCAAGCGCGGCGGCCAGGTGTACTTCCTGCACAACGAGGTCAAGAGCATCGACCGCATGGCCCGCCTGGTCGAGGAGATCGTCCCCGAGGCGCGCATCGGCGTCGCCCACGGCCAGATGGGCGAGCGCGGCCTCGAGCAGGTGATGTCCGACTTCTATCACCAGCGCTTCAACGTGCTGGTCTCGACCACGATCATCGAGTCCGGCATCGACATCCCCACCGCCAACACCATCCTGATCCACCGCGCCGACAAGTTCGGCCTGGCCCAGTTGCACCAGCTGCGCGGCCGGGTGGGTCGCTCGCACCACCGCGCCTATGCCTACTTGATCACCCCGGAGCCGGGCCAGCTCACACCGGATGCCGAGAAGCGTCTCGAGGCGATCGCCGCGTTGGAGGACCTCGGGGTGGGCTTCACGCTCTCGACACACGATCTCGAGATCCGCGGTGCCGGCGAGCTGCTCGGCTCCGGGCAGTCCGGGCAGATGCACGAGGTCGGCTACCGCTACTACATGCAGCTGCTCGACCGGGCAGTTGCCGCTATCAAGGAAGGCCGGGAGCCGGCGCTGGAGGCCCCGGTCGACAGCCGCACGACGGAAGTCGATCTGGGCGAGCCGGCCCTGATCCCGGACGACTTCGTCGCCGACGTCCATACCCGCCTGACGCTCTACAAGCGCCTGTCCGCCGCCGAGAACGACGAGGCGCTCGACGAGCTCAAGGTGGAGCTGATCGACCGCTTCGGCCTGCTGCCCGAGCCGGTCGTCGCCCTGGTCGAGACCCACCGGCTGCGCATCCGCGCCCGGCGCCTGGGGCTCACCAAGGTCGAACTGACCGCGCGCGGCGGCCGACTGATCTTCGGCGAGGACGCCCGCATCGACCCAGCCAAGCTGGTCGCCGCGGTGCAGGCCGCCCCCGAGACCTATCGCCTGTCGGCCGACACGCTGCGCTTCTACCGCGACATGCCCGAACTGGATGACCGCCTCGCCACCATTCGCGCCATCCTGCAGGACATCGCCCTGCCCGAGACCGCCGAGGCCAACGCATGA
- a CDS encoding RDD family protein — translation MTARDDTTPKRPARTAPLWRRAAAVAYDLLFVIAVVILATFLALLVTGGEPVPPEGPAQWLFRLYLLAWIAAYFVFFWCRFGQTPGMKVWRLLLIRETDGACLAPMLMRFVFGLLCIATLGILFLAAQADPKRRTWFDQRLSMRVVQLLPPA, via the coding sequence ATGACCGCCAGGGACGATACCACCCCGAAGCGCCCGGCACGCACCGCGCCCCTGTGGCGGCGTGCAGCCGCGGTGGCCTACGACCTGCTGTTCGTCATCGCCGTGGTGATCCTGGCCACCTTCCTCGCCCTGCTGGTCACCGGCGGCGAACCGGTGCCGCCAGAGGGGCCGGCACAATGGTTGTTCCGCCTCTACCTGCTGGCCTGGATCGCCGCTTATTTCGTCTTTTTCTGGTGCCGCTTCGGTCAGACGCCGGGCATGAAGGTCTGGCGACTGCTGCTCATCCGCGAAACGGACGGCGCCTGCCTTGCCCCCATGCTGATGCGTTTCGTCTTCGGGCTGCTGTGCATCGCCACCCTCGGAATCCTGTTCCTCGCCGCGCAGGCGGACCCCAAGCGGCGGACCTGGTTCGACCAGCGCCTGTCGATGCGGGTGGTGCAACTGCTGCCTCCTGCCTGA